Below is a window of Candidatus Desulfatibia profunda DNA.
GATTCTCTCCCTGGCATCGATGGTACCGTTGAACGTTCCCATGATAACGGCGACATCGACATGTATCTCGGCATTGACAACCGCCTTTTCGCCGATAATAACAGTTCCGGCATCACTGAAAATCTTGCCTTTCACATTCCCATCCAGCCTGATGGTATTTTTGAATTCGATGGTTCCTTCAATGCTTCCATCCGATCCCAAATATGTAGAAATCGAATCCGCCTTTTTTGATGTTCTCATAACGCCTCCTGGCATTCACGCCCATTTAGCCCGAATTCCTCATGAAGAATTTGTTTCGGTTACAGGTTAATGTTTCATTCAGGCATGAAACGTCTCATACTGACATTCATTAAAAGGCCAATACAAATCATTGTGGTGATAATTGACGAACCACCATAACTGATAAACGGCAACGGAACACCGACAACCGGCATCAGACCCATCGCCATGCCAATATTAATAAACACTTGCCAGAATATCATTGCGGTAATGCCGACGGAAAGGATCGTGCCAAAAGGATCTCTGCATCGATAGGCCACATTCAGTGCCCAGATAATAAGCATTAAAAAAACGAGCACCAGGATGACGGAACCAACCAGACCCCATTCCTCGGCCAGAACCGAAAATATGAAATCGGTATGCTGTTCCGGTAAAAAAGAAAGCGCGTTCTGGGTTCCTTTTAAAAAGCCTTTGCCGGTAAGCATACCGGAACCGACCGCAATTTTGGACTGAATAATATGATAGCCTGCGCCCAGGGGGTCGCGATCCGGATTCAAAAAAGTCAATATGCGCTTTTTTTGATATCCTTTCAACAGAAACCATACCATGGGAACGGTTAACGTACAGGCAGCAATGCTATATAACAGGGAACGTCTTTCAATCTTTACAAAAACAGTCATTGAACCGACAATTAAAACCACTACCATGGCGGTGCCCAGGTCAGGCTGCTTTACGATTAAAAGAAAAGGGATCATGGTCAGTATGAAAGGAGTTAAAAGCTCGCGTAAGGTAAGACCCATGGGGTCTGCAACTTTTGAATAATAGCGAGCCAGCACGATGATAACCGCAATCTTGGTCAGCTCCGAAGGCTGAAAAGATACAGGACCCAGTATGAGCCAGCGTTTGGCGCCACCGACATATTTTCCAAATAACAACACAGCGATCAAAAGGATTATACCCATTATATAGATCGCGTGAGCCCATTGATCCAGTAATTTGTAATTAAACAATAATGAAACAATTATGATAGCGAATCCGATACCGTACCAGATGAGCTGTTTGATATACAGCATTTTCTGGGGCGTCGGTGTTGCCGACATTACGGCACTGTACAGCATGATCAGTCCCAGGGCCCCGATTAAGACGGTAAGCCCCAGCAAGCCCCAGTCAAAATATTGAACATACCGGCGGTCAAACATTGTCGCTTCGCTCCTGATGCTGGATACTGGATGTCGGATACCGGCGCGGCCTTAACGTCAAACATCCAAGGTTTAAGGTTTGAACGACATGTTTTATCATTTCCGTTCCTTATCCCTATTCACCATAATTACGGCCATCCAAGCTTTAAGCCAATCGTGCAATAACTTTCAACTGACGAATAACACCCAATTGAGTTTGAACTCAATTAGAGTTTTAGCTTATTCGCCTACTGTCTGTTGCCGGCCACCTGCCGCCCTTTTAGCACAGAGCGTTCAACCTTAAGCTGTCTGTCGTCTTCATCTTTTTTCAAATACGTTTTAATTATTTCCCTTGCAATCGGAGCCGCTGCTGACGATCCATGTTCCCCATGTTCGACCATAACGACAACAGCAATTTTCGGGTCGGCCGACGGCGCATACGCCAGGAACCAGGCATGCGCTTTCAGATGGTGCGGTATTCCGGCTGCTCGTGGGGCTTCGTCGTCTTTGCGGCCGACCACCTGTACAGTGCCTGTCTTTCCACTGATATCGATGTCCTTAAGTCGGGAGGTCCAGGCAGTTCCCATGCCGTCGTTAACCACTCCGTGCA
It encodes the following:
- a CDS encoding polymer-forming cytoskeletal protein encodes the protein MRTSKKADSISTYLGSDGSIEGTIEFKNTIRLDGNVKGKIFSDAGTVIIGEKAVVNAEIHVDVAVIMGTFNGTIDARERIEIYPPGHVVGDIQAPTIMMESGVVFNGNCSMKARTISSKVLSTATDSTRKSSISEEIQAK
- the rodA gene encoding rod shape-determining protein RodA; the encoded protein is MFDRRYVQYFDWGLLGLTVLIGALGLIMLYSAVMSATPTPQKMLYIKQLIWYGIGFAIIIVSLLFNYKLLDQWAHAIYIMGIILLIAVLLFGKYVGGAKRWLILGPVSFQPSELTKIAVIIVLARYYSKVADPMGLTLRELLTPFILTMIPFLLIVKQPDLGTAMVVVLIVGSMTVFVKIERRSLLYSIAACTLTVPMVWFLLKGYQKKRILTFLNPDRDPLGAGYHIIQSKIAVGSGMLTGKGFLKGTQNALSFLPEQHTDFIFSVLAEEWGLVGSVILVLVFLMLIIWALNVAYRCRDPFGTILSVGITAMIFWQVFINIGMAMGLMPVVGVPLPFISYGGSSIITTMICIGLLMNVSMRRFMPE